ATCATGCGTAGGATACAGATCACCGTTGCGATGCACGGAGTGATTGGTACGCCAGCGGGCTTCTGAAAAACCCTTCTCCCCGAACTCCACCCCGCTATTGTACGGCGTAACACCATCATTGAACTTCACGCCGCGCAGATCATGCTGATAACCGGCCTGCAAATGCACCAGTTCCCCGAAAAGCCCTTTTCTCACCATATTCAGAATAGCGAGAATATCCCTGCGGTAACAGGCATTCTCCAGCATCATCACCTGCGCATTTTTTGCTTCCGCGGCACGTACCACTTCCCAGTGATCTTCCAGTGTTATACCCAACACCACTTCCGTGGCCACATATTTCAACCCGGCATGAATGCTGTCTACGATCATAGGCTTATGCCATTCCCAGGGCGTGGAAATGATCACGGCATCGATCTCCGACGGCTCCAGCATATCCCGGTAAGCGAGATCCCCGCCTTTCACGATCCGCGGCATGGGCTTGCCGGATTTTTGTATCAGCGCCTTGCTCATGCTTATCATCCTGTCATCAATATCACAGATCACTTTTATATCCACATCATCCCTTTCCAGGCACATCTGCAAATGGGATTGCCCGCGCAGCCCTACGCCAATAAATCCTATCCTGAGTTTTTTGTCGGGGAAAGCAGCGCCTGCGGCAAAGGGGCTCAGCAGGCCCAATCCCGCTGAAGCAAGGGATATGTTCTTTACGAAATCTCTTCTGGTAACTGACATTACAATACTTTTGAATGGTGATCAATGGTTATCGGCTCACCGGAAAACGTTCCCGGAAATACTGGTTGTACGCCTGAAGCTCCTGAAGGTATTGCTCCAGCCCAAGTTTCTCTTCATCATAAATGAGATAGTTCATGCCCGGCACTCTGCTGGCAAAGTGGCGCGTGCGCTCCTGCTCGAAGAAGTATTGCTTTTCGGGGGTGGACATCCCCTTCGGCAAACGCGTTTTCTCCCAAACCGCACAGAGGTCCGTAAACATCGCCTGACGTCGTGCAAGACTGGCCTTCACAATACCCTCCGCTTCCTGCAGATGATGATATGCTTTATCATAATCAAGGAAACGTTGCTGATGCGCATTTTTTATGGCCACTTCCAGCTTTGAAAGATCCAGGTACGTTAAGGCGGTATGACGGGCGAGGTTGCATAAGGTGCGGAATACTTCCACATCATACCGGTTACTGATATCTCCTGCCAGGTTTTTATCACAGATGGCGATAGCCGTATCCATTTTGGCAAGATATATCTTCGCTTCCTCCACCCGGTCTGCATACTCCGTGTTCCAGTAAGGATCATATTCCAATGCATCGCCTCTCGGCAGATCGGGCAGATGCGTTTTACCGATCTCCCCCCATGCCCATACCCGCCGTTCAAAACTTTCCATATAGAAGTAAGCGGCTTCATTCAGCAGGCGGTAAAGATCATGCATCCCTGTAGCCTGGCGGCCATACCGGTTAGCGTAAAAGGTCTGCAGGAATTCATCCATGGACAGTCCCGACACATTCCATGCATAAGCAGCAGTAGTCGCAAAACACAGCATCCAGGCCTGCATGGGCAAACCGGAATCATCCCAGGAAGTCCTGATCACCCCGTCAAACACGCCCTTGCCAAGATTGCTGACCAGGAAATCATACGATTGTTCCAGCGCTCCCGTCTCTTTACCCTTTTTACCTTTCACAAAAAAGTAAGGCAGGAACAGCTGCTCTATCCCCGGGTTGGGATCATAGGCATATACCGGATGGCCCAGCGCTTTCGCCTGTTTAGCGTAGGTAAGGTCTTCCGTTTCATAGTTATAGGATTCCGTAAGGATGATCCCTTTCTGCGGCACTACATTAAAATGTTCTTCCTTTTGCCCGCCATGATAAACGCCCAGCCGGCTCTTCGCCCAGCCCATCGGCGCTTCCCAGGTCATCACCCCTCTTCCGGAAGGTTGCAAAAGGCGGGCAGACCTGCCCAGGAACAAATGGAAAAGCCCGCTCTTGCCGATCTCCGTTGCTTTCTTTTTACACTGCTCACATGCCCCCAGCTCATATGTTTCATCTGATCCGATATGAATGAATGCCGATCCGGGCGTGGCTTCCATCGCGTCTTTCCAGAGATCCTCCAGCAGTTCGTAGCTGCCATCCTTAAGCGGACAAAACTCGAAATTCGAGGCCGGTATTTCCCGCAAATGTGCGAACTGCGGCCATTTGAGAATAAATCCCACATGCCCGAGGCCCTGCACCAGCGGCACGATCTGTACATGATATTGCTGCGCATACCGCGTCAGCTCCTGCATTTCCGCCATGGTAAACGCTCCGGGAGCGCCTATTTCAGGATGGCTGGGGTATGCGAACTTGTCTTCCCATTCCCAGATCAGCATATTCATTTTATATCCGGCCAGTTCGCGAATAAATGATTTTACATATGCTTTCGTATCCTGGTGGTGTTTGGTATCGTAATGCGCGGCGCGCTGGCGGGTATCCGGCCAGTCCCGTATCTGCATCCCCTTTACAGCAATGCCTTCCGCTGTCTGCTGAAAGAGCTGTTTGAGCGTCTGCACCCCGTAGAACAACCCTGCCTCCCCTCCGCCGGTGATCACCAGTTTTCCCTCGCCGGCCAGCAGCTCATATCCTTCTTTCCCCAGTTTTTTATCGTTACCCTTACGTTTCAGAAAAATGGCGGCGCCTGATGCTCCTTTGCCAATGACGGCTTTCATACCAAATGCATCGTTCAGGTAACTGATCAGGTCATTGGCAGCGAACCGGTCTTTTTCGGAAGCATTTCTATCCAATACAATTTCAGGTTGCGAAGGCAGTTTGAAATCACTACCTTTTATCAGCACTTCCCTCGGCTGAGGCAGTACCGCCAGCCCGATATCCGGCAAACCGGTTTGCTGCCCGGCCAGCAGGCAGGGCAAAAGCATAAAAACGAACAGTAAAAAGTGTTGCTGGAATACACCTTTCGAATAAGCGAATACGATCTTCATGAACGTCAGAATTTTGGAAAGAATAAAATTACGTAAGTAAGATTATCTTTCAAAATATTTCTTTATCTTGATTTAAACTTTCGTTACATTTCTAAACGCCTTTATCTTCGAGCGACATGGTACAGCTTATTTTTTCCGTTTTATATGGCATTCTGCAGGTAGCGGACATTCCCGCGGCTCCCTGTTTTACCTGTGCCGATGCGCCTGCCGGCACTATTTTCTGCGATGATTTCGAAAGCGAGGAGGATGTGAGCCTCCGGTATTTTGGTTATAATAATGATGATGGCGAGTTTATCCGCATCAAAGGCGTAGGGCGCGACAGCAGCGCGGGCATGCGGGTGAAATGGCAAAAAGGGGAAGTGGAAGCCGGCGGGCTGCAGAAATCCATTGGCCGGTCACCGGACCCGTACATGAAGAAAGCCGCTTTCCCGGAAAAGGATTTCAACGAGATCTACTGGCGCATCGATATTAAACATGAAGCAGGCTGGCAGGGCGGCGGAGGCGACAAACTATCCAGGGCCACCGTGATCGCAGGCAGAAAATGGCAACAGGGCATGATCGCGCACATCTGGTCTGGTGGCAGGAACCACAGCAGCAATCACCTTGTCATGGACCCGGCTACCGGCATCAGCGAGGATGGCAAACTGGTGACCGAAAGGTATAACGACTTCCGCAACCTGCGGTGGCTGGGCAACCAAAGCGGCCCCACCGACATCTTCAGTCCGGATAAAACCGGGGTATGGTATTGCATCGTTGCCCACGCCAAACTCAATACACCCGGAAAAGCAGATGGTGTATTCGAATTCTGGGTCAATGATACGCTGCAGGCAGCCCGGTATGATCTGAACTGGCATGCCGACTGGAACAATGATCCCGGAAGCTATATGATCAACGCTGTTTTCTTTGAAAATTACTGGAATAACGGATCGGTAAAAGACCAGGAGCGGTATTTCGATAACATTGTGATCTCAACAAAACCTATTCCCTGCGGATGCGGCAACTGACGCCGGTAATACCGCCATCACCCGGCAGTGCCCGCAGATCGCAACCGCCTTGCCTGAGTGAAAAGCATGCTGTTCAGAAAGCTCCTTTATGGTTGACCCTGTCCGCTCCTTTCGCCGCACCGGGCATTTCGCCCCGTGTTCCCTTTGCCGGCAATGGCGCTGAAGTGCGCCGGTCATACCAGTCGGGAGTAAGACCTCCCGGCGCAGTGTCCGCCGTTTGTTCCCGCCACAACATCAGTACCTGGCGCAGTGTATGCCGTTGTTGCCGGTAAGCAGGATCGTCAGCAAGGTTGTGTTGGTGAAGGGGATCATTTGCAAGATCATATAATTCTTCCGCTGGCCTGGGTTGAAGAAAAGGGTCACGCTGAAGGCTGGTGAGCGCTCCGGTTTGGGCGGCATTTTTCAAAGCTGTGGCAGCAGGACTTTGATTCACATCAATAGCACCGATGTTATTAAAATCAGGCCGCAGGTTAACCAGATACAGAAAATCCTTCGTGCGAACGGACCTTTCATACGCTTCGTAATCATGCCAGTTGTGTTCCGCAAAAACAAACTCCCGGAAAGCCTGTTCAGGTTTTTGAAGCAGCGACGCGAAGCTGCGCCCCTGGATGGATTCAGCGGGTACTACGCCTGCAAGCTCCAGTAATGTAGGCGCAATATCGATACTGCTGATCATGCTTTGGCAAACGGCGCCGCCCGCGATCACCGCCGGCCATTTGACCAGCATCGGCGTTTTGATGCCCCGGTCGTACAACCTCGTCTTGCTGCCAGGGAAAGGCCGTGCATTGTCGGATATAAAAATGATCATCGTATTGGAAGCAACCCCTTGCTGTTCCAGTGCGTTCATCAACAGGCCGAGGTAGTGGTCGATCCTTCCTATTTCGTTGTAGTAGGATGCGAGATCGCTGCGCGTCGCTTCCTCATCAACCAATGTGGGAGGCACCCACACACTGTCAGGATGATGCGGCCTGCCGAAACGGTCCGCTCCCCAATCGCGATGCGCATCGAACGGCGCCAGCCAGAAAAAGAACGGTTTGTTCACCGGCCGTTGGGCGAGCAGCCGCAACCATTGTTCCTCACCACCATTCCCGTTAAGCTGCTTTCCTGTCAGCAACGTATCGTAAGCGCTTGCGGTATTCGGCCCTTCGTGCCATTTCCCGGCCTGGGCAGTGTAATAACCGGCTGCTTTCAATTGCCCCGGAAAAGTGGCCAGGTGTGCGGGCAACGCGCTGTGCAGCTCTGCTGCGCCGGTATTGTGCGGATATCTTCCGGAGATAATGCTGCAGCGGCTTGGGCTGCAGGAGCTGGATGTTACAAAAGCATTGTTGAATTTCATGCCCTGCCGGGCCAGCAGATCGATGTTCGGTGTGCGGATGGCGGTATTGCCATAACAACCGATATCCTCCTGGCTGATATCGTCCCCGATAATGAAAATGATATTGGGCCGCTCCTGCGCTTTTGCAACCGGCAGCAGAAAAAAGATCAGTGCAGCAATACAACAAATGATATGACGCATCAGCTTCATGATTAATATTTTATCGGCCCGATATATTTTCTGGCCATGACGATGTTGCTGTACCTGATGTGATGCACTTCATTCAGCGGGCTTTCATCGTCATAGAACTCAATGCAAATGTAGGTGATCTTCAGCTCAGGGTCCGTACGCCAGCGAAATCCCGGAAAAGGCGCATCATCCGGATTGTTGAACCAGGAATCCTTCTCCCATCTCCCGTTGGGGAAACCCGGTCCCCAATGCCCCACCAGCACTCCATCCTGCCACACCTTCAACTCCCCGTTA
This genomic stretch from Chitinophaga sp. XS-30 harbors:
- a CDS encoding sulfatase; its protein translation is MKLMRHIICCIAALIFFLLPVAKAQERPNIIFIIGDDISQEDIGCYGNTAIRTPNIDLLARQGMKFNNAFVTSSSCSPSRCSIISGRYPHNTGAAELHSALPAHLATFPGQLKAAGYYTAQAGKWHEGPNTASAYDTLLTGKQLNGNGGEEQWLRLLAQRPVNKPFFFWLAPFDAHRDWGADRFGRPHHPDSVWVPPTLVDEEATRSDLASYYNEIGRIDHYLGLLMNALEQQGVASNTMIIFISDNARPFPGSKTRLYDRGIKTPMLVKWPAVIAGGAVCQSMISSIDIAPTLLELAGVVPAESIQGRSFASLLQKPEQAFREFVFAEHNWHDYEAYERSVRTKDFLYLVNLRPDFNNIGAIDVNQSPAATALKNAAQTGALTSLQRDPFLQPRPAEELYDLANDPLHQHNLADDPAYRQQRHTLRQVLMLWREQTADTAPGGLTPDWYDRRTSAPLPAKGTRGEMPGAAKGADRVNHKGAF
- a CDS encoding beta-N-acetylhexosaminidase; the encoded protein is MKIVFAYSKGVFQQHFLLFVFMLLPCLLAGQQTGLPDIGLAVLPQPREVLIKGSDFKLPSQPEIVLDRNASEKDRFAANDLISYLNDAFGMKAVIGKGASGAAIFLKRKGNDKKLGKEGYELLAGEGKLVITGGGEAGLFYGVQTLKQLFQQTAEGIAVKGMQIRDWPDTRQRAAHYDTKHHQDTKAYVKSFIRELAGYKMNMLIWEWEDKFAYPSHPEIGAPGAFTMAEMQELTRYAQQYHVQIVPLVQGLGHVGFILKWPQFAHLREIPASNFEFCPLKDGSYELLEDLWKDAMEATPGSAFIHIGSDETYELGACEQCKKKATEIGKSGLFHLFLGRSARLLQPSGRGVMTWEAPMGWAKSRLGVYHGGQKEEHFNVVPQKGIILTESYNYETEDLTYAKQAKALGHPVYAYDPNPGIEQLFLPYFFVKGKKGKETGALEQSYDFLVSNLGKGVFDGVIRTSWDDSGLPMQAWMLCFATTAAYAWNVSGLSMDEFLQTFYANRYGRQATGMHDLYRLLNEAAYFYMESFERRVWAWGEIGKTHLPDLPRGDALEYDPYWNTEYADRVEEAKIYLAKMDTAIAICDKNLAGDISNRYDVEVFRTLCNLARHTALTYLDLSKLEVAIKNAHQQRFLDYDKAYHHLQEAEGIVKASLARRQAMFTDLCAVWEKTRLPKGMSTPEKQYFFEQERTRHFASRVPGMNYLIYDEEKLGLEQYLQELQAYNQYFRERFPVSR
- a CDS encoding Gfo/Idh/MocA family protein, yielding MSVTRRDFVKNISLASAGLGLLSPFAAGAAFPDKKLRIGFIGVGLRGQSHLQMCLERDDVDIKVICDIDDRMISMSKALIQKSGKPMPRIVKGGDLAYRDMLEPSEIDAVIISTPWEWHKPMIVDSIHAGLKYVATEVVLGITLEDHWEVVRAAEAKNAQVMMLENACYRRDILAILNMVRKGLFGELVHLQAGYQHDLRGVKFNDGVTPYNSGVEFGEKGFSEARWRTNHSVHRNGDLYPTHDVGPMAMMIDINRGNRFESLSSFATKARGLHDYIVKKGGKDHPNAKQLFKLGDVVTTQIKCANGETILLQHDTNLPRPYSLGFRVQGTNGIWMNLNNGIFIEGISKYDHEKWDDAHPWYDKYEHPLWKKWGTRAKRTGHDGIDFFVLHAFIEAAKRQQPTPMDVYDAASWSAITPLSETSIDLGNQTVDFPDFTGGRWMNRKNDFAVSDEY